One window of Botrimarina mediterranea genomic DNA carries:
- the rplE gene encoding 50S ribosomal protein L5, protein MIATARLKDRYESEVLPQLKEQLGRENRLSLPRLDKIVVSMGVGSAISDKKHIEEATSALADITGQKAMVCKARKSVAGFRLREGMAIGAKVTLRGVRMYEFLDRLISIALPRVRDFRGVKKKAFDGQGNYSLGLTEQLVFPELNPDKYTRPQGMNIAICTRGATDDEARLMLEMLGFPFQREENN, encoded by the coding sequence ATGATCGCCACCGCCCGTCTCAAAGACCGCTACGAGAGCGAAGTCCTGCCGCAGCTCAAAGAGCAGCTCGGACGGGAGAATCGCTTGTCGCTGCCGCGTCTGGATAAGATCGTCGTCAGCATGGGCGTCGGTTCGGCCATCAGCGACAAGAAGCACATCGAGGAAGCGACGTCGGCTCTGGCGGACATCACCGGTCAGAAGGCGATGGTCTGCAAGGCTCGAAAGTCAGTGGCGGGTTTCCGCCTCCGCGAAGGGATGGCGATCGGCGCCAAGGTGACGCTCCGCGGTGTGCGGATGTACGAGTTCCTCGACCGCCTGATCTCGATCGCTCTGCCGCGGGTCCGCGACTTCCGTGGCGTGAAGAAGAAGGCGTTCGATGGGCAGGGGAACTACAGTCTCGGCCTCACCGAGCAGCTGGTGTTCCCAGAGCTCAACCCCGACAAGTACACCCGCCCGCAGGGCATGAACATCGCGATCTGCACCCGTGGTGCGACGGACGACGAGGCCCGGCTGATGCTGGAGATGCTCGGCTTCCCGTTCCAGCGCGAAGAGAACAACTGA
- the rplX gene encoding 50S ribosomal protein L24, whose protein sequence is MLIKTGDTVEVLAGASKGVRGKVIKVDREAGKALVEGVNKVFKHVKRSQKHPQGGRLSKEMPIDISKVQFCCESCGKRARLGLRYTDEGAKERFCKKCDTTAGEIAPPKAAYAKKPVAAKK, encoded by the coding sequence ATGCTTATTAAAACAGGTGACACCGTCGAAGTGCTTGCCGGCGCCTCCAAGGGCGTTCGTGGCAAGGTGATCAAGGTCGACCGTGAAGCCGGCAAGGCGCTCGTCGAGGGCGTCAATAAGGTGTTCAAGCACGTCAAGCGGAGCCAGAAGCACCCGCAAGGCGGCCGCTTGAGCAAGGAGATGCCGATCGACATCTCGAAGGTGCAGTTCTGCTGCGAAAGCTGCGGCAAGCGCGCCCGCCTGGGCCTCCGCTACACCGACGAGGGCGCGAAAGAACGCTTCTGCAAGAAGTGCGACACGACGGCCGGCGAGATCGCCCCGCCGAAGGCCGCCTACGCCAAGAAGCCAGTCGCCGCCAAGAAGTGA
- the rplN gene encoding 50S ribosomal protein L14 yields MIQMQSRLNVADNTGAKEVMCVKVLGGSRRRFAGLGDVIVCSVKSVIPGSEVKKKAVVRGVIVRTKAPTRRTDGSYVRFDTNAIVLIDKDNNPRGTRIFGAVARELRDRKFMKIVSLANEVV; encoded by the coding sequence ATGATCCAGATGCAGTCGCGGCTGAACGTCGCGGACAATACCGGCGCCAAGGAAGTGATGTGCGTGAAGGTGCTCGGCGGCAGCCGACGCCGCTTCGCGGGCTTGGGCGACGTCATCGTCTGCAGCGTTAAGAGCGTCATTCCCGGCAGTGAAGTGAAGAAGAAGGCGGTTGTCCGTGGCGTGATCGTCCGGACAAAGGCGCCGACGCGCCGCACCGACGGCAGCTACGTCCGCTTCGACACCAACGCGATCGTCTTGATCGACAAAGATAACAACCCGCGTGGCACGCGGATCTTCGGCGCTGTGGCCCGCGAGCTCCGCGACCGCAAGTTCATGAAGATCGTCAGCCTCGCAAACGAAGTCGTTTGA
- the rpsQ gene encoding 30S ribosomal protein S17: MPKKQVIGVVTSDRASKTRRVEIDRLVKHPKYGKFIHRRTVCHVHDEQNESGEGDTVEIIECPPKSKLKRWELVRVVAKNQAVDLVALRAAQKAQLAAEASSGAEGQQAADSQQSGAEG; encoded by the coding sequence ATGCCCAAGAAGCAAGTCATCGGCGTCGTCACCAGCGACCGGGCCAGCAAGACCCGTCGCGTGGAGATCGATCGTTTGGTGAAGCACCCGAAGTACGGCAAGTTCATCCACCGGCGCACGGTCTGCCACGTCCACGACGAGCAGAACGAGTCGGGCGAGGGGGACACCGTCGAGATTATCGAGTGCCCGCCGAAGTCGAAGCTGAAGCGCTGGGAGCTGGTGCGAGTGGTCGCCAAGAACCAAGCGGTGGACCTCGTCGCGCTGCGTGCGGCGCAGAAGGCTCAGCTCGCTGCCGAAGCGTCTTCGGGTGCCGAGGGGCAGCAGGCGGCTGATAGCCAGCAATCCGGCGCCGAGGGTTGA
- the rpmC gene encoding 50S ribosomal protein L29 translates to MTKANELREMSDEQLALTVEEAADKLFRLRIQSQTEKLDSPSEIRRNRRLIARCKTLQTQREKAAAAK, encoded by the coding sequence ATGACCAAAGCCAACGAACTTCGTGAGATGAGCGACGAGCAGCTCGCCCTCACGGTTGAGGAAGCGGCCGACAAGCTCTTCCGCCTGCGTATTCAGTCGCAGACGGAGAAGCTTGACAGCCCGAGCGAGATTCGCCGCAACCGTCGGTTGATCGCGCGTTGCAAGACGCTCCAGACTCAGCGAGAAAAGGCCGCCGCAGCTAAGTAG
- the rplP gene encoding 50S ribosomal protein L16, protein MALMPKRVKHRKSQRGRIKGNATRGNRVIYGEFGLQAVEGGWISAQTIEAGRIAAQQYVRGEGRLYIRIFPDKSVTSIPLETRMGKGKGEPDFWAAVVKPGTVLYEVAGISEAAAKICFARLAHKMPVRVRMVRREAI, encoded by the coding sequence ATGGCGCTGATGCCCAAGAGGGTCAAGCACCGAAAAAGCCAAAGAGGGCGTATAAAAGGTAACGCCACACGCGGCAATCGCGTGATCTATGGCGAATTCGGCTTGCAGGCTGTCGAGGGTGGCTGGATCAGCGCCCAGACAATCGAGGCCGGTCGTATCGCGGCGCAGCAGTATGTGCGTGGCGAGGGACGCCTTTACATCCGCATCTTCCCGGACAAGTCGGTAACGTCGATCCCGCTCGAAACCCGTATGGGTAAGGGTAAGGGTGAACCGGATTTCTGGGCGGCGGTGGTGAAGCCGGGCACGGTGCTGTACGAAGTGGCCGGCATTTCGGAGGCGGCGGCGAAGATTTGCTTTGCCCGCTTGGCTCACAAGATGCCCGTCCGCGTCCGGATGGTCCGTCGCGAAGCAATCTGA
- the rpsC gene encoding 30S ribosomal protein S3 has translation MGQKVNPIGFRTGIMLDWKSRWYASKKEFADLLIEDQKIRAYISKKYKSAGIPSIEIERTRDEVKVVMHAARPGVIIGRKGSHVEQLQDELQALVGRRINLKIEEISRPELEAHLVAEDIAEQLAKRAAFRRTMKRALEQTMEAGAKGIKIQMAGRLGGAEMARREKQIAGSMPLSTLRAKIDYGFVEAMTPQGHIGIQVWINQGEYEDQNNGADAQEGQAPKKPKRAYKR, from the coding sequence ATGGGTCAAAAGGTTAATCCGATCGGCTTCCGCACCGGCATCATGCTGGATTGGAAGAGCCGTTGGTACGCGTCGAAGAAAGAGTTCGCCGACCTGCTGATCGAAGATCAGAAGATTCGCGCCTACATCAGCAAGAAGTACAAGTCGGCCGGCATCCCGTCGATCGAGATCGAGCGTACACGTGACGAGGTGAAGGTCGTCATGCACGCCGCCCGTCCGGGCGTGATCATCGGTCGCAAGGGTTCCCACGTCGAGCAGCTCCAGGACGAGCTGCAGGCGCTGGTGGGCCGCCGCATCAACTTGAAGATTGAGGAGATCTCCCGCCCCGAGTTGGAAGCCCATCTCGTTGCGGAAGATATTGCCGAGCAACTCGCCAAGCGGGCGGCCTTCCGCCGCACGATGAAGCGGGCGCTCGAGCAGACCATGGAAGCCGGCGCCAAGGGGATTAAGATCCAGATGGCGGGACGGCTAGGCGGCGCCGAGATGGCCCGTCGCGAGAAGCAGATTGCCGGGTCGATGCCCTTGAGCACCTTGCGGGCCAAGATCGACTACGGTTTTGTTGAGGCGATGACCCCGCAAGGCCACATCGGCATTCAGGTGTGGATCAACCAAGGCGAATACGAGGACCAGAACAATGGCGCTGATGCCCAAGAGGGTCAAGCACCGAAAAAGCCAAAGAGGGCGTATAAAAGGTAA
- the rplV gene encoding 50S ribosomal protein L22, translating to MAYRATHKHARISAQKVRPLADLVRGKRVDDALAILKYQPHRGARMLEKVIASAFANAEDRGAPNRAGLKLVEVKVDGGPMFKRVQAGSRGMAKIIRKRFSHITVAVE from the coding sequence ATGGCTTACCGAGCAACACACAAACACGCCCGCATCAGCGCCCAGAAGGTTCGCCCCTTGGCGGACCTGGTCCGGGGCAAGCGGGTGGATGACGCCTTGGCGATCCTGAAGTACCAGCCGCACCGGGGCGCCCGGATGTTGGAGAAGGTGATTGCGAGTGCGTTTGCCAACGCCGAAGATCGGGGCGCGCCCAACCGCGCAGGCCTCAAACTCGTCGAGGTCAAAGTCGACGGAGGGCCCATGTTCAAGCGAGTCCAGGCGGGTTCGCGGGGTATGGCCAAGATCATCCGCAAGCGATTCAGTCACATCACAGTTGCTGTTGAGTAG